The Tepidisphaeraceae bacterium genome includes a region encoding these proteins:
- a CDS encoding PEP-CTERM sorting domain-containing protein, translated as MSRGSRCSSASARHRCRLILAAVATAVTWCFTAVDPAAAQSTDFAFTQYGTYYTIPNGPARVWLPDTGTPLRGLMVFDNFAPDNSSQPSFSKDPTAITAYRNAAAAMGFGLLTTPKSIDGLSADKTQQTIDGLLNAAATATGRGQVANLPIVPIGFSGGGRDALRVGQRYPSRVITYVANRITGEMVTEIQNNRPVSGVQPGWQSVPGLFLAGAVDDNERPSWISASVMKGGPNNGTTRTAVGSAIREMGGLAALGVLPERGHSDDHANATISEGYEFSMYWIARNAAARLPAGVASATPGNPVALTPLSKTSGWLGEADRYQTVNDPYGAGDPLPDTRAGTSVFKPIAAYADFAGDKEAASWMVDQDLAFAYRAALSNDGGHHSRNSLRSGTPLLFTSIAPLQNFDQGAVANLAINPRDFDDAIAISKMDFYDGATFLGSDTLGSDGWGITVPLTEAGVRGLNVVATRDDGQMRAGFRAIAVQPTAVPEPASLSLLGLAACGLLRRRGRTTR; from the coding sequence ATGTCACGAGGTTCCCGCTGCTCGTCCGCGAGTGCCCGCCACCGCTGTCGGCTGATTCTCGCGGCCGTGGCGACCGCCGTGACGTGGTGCTTCACCGCGGTTGATCCGGCCGCCGCGCAGTCGACCGATTTCGCGTTTACGCAATACGGTACGTACTACACGATCCCCAACGGGCCGGCGCGGGTCTGGTTGCCGGACACGGGCACGCCACTGCGCGGATTGATGGTGTTCGACAATTTCGCGCCGGACAACTCCTCACAGCCCAGCTTCAGCAAAGATCCGACCGCCATCACCGCCTACCGAAACGCCGCCGCCGCGATGGGGTTTGGGTTGCTGACGACGCCGAAGTCGATCGATGGGCTGTCGGCCGATAAGACGCAGCAGACGATCGACGGGCTGCTCAACGCCGCAGCGACGGCGACCGGGCGGGGGCAGGTGGCGAACCTGCCGATCGTGCCGATCGGGTTTTCGGGTGGGGGACGCGACGCGTTACGCGTCGGCCAGCGATACCCGTCGCGCGTCATCACCTACGTCGCCAACCGCATCACCGGCGAGATGGTCACCGAGATCCAGAACAACCGCCCCGTCAGCGGCGTTCAGCCGGGCTGGCAGTCGGTGCCGGGTTTGTTCCTCGCCGGCGCCGTCGACGACAACGAGCGCCCGAGCTGGATCTCGGCCTCGGTGATGAAGGGTGGGCCGAACAACGGCACCACCCGCACGGCCGTCGGTTCCGCCATCCGCGAGATGGGAGGCCTGGCGGCGCTGGGCGTATTGCCGGAACGGGGCCACAGCGACGATCACGCGAACGCCACGATCAGCGAGGGGTACGAGTTCTCGATGTACTGGATCGCCCGCAACGCGGCCGCACGCCTGCCGGCCGGCGTGGCATCCGCGACGCCAGGTAATCCGGTTGCGCTGACGCCTCTTTCGAAGACGAGCGGCTGGCTCGGTGAAGCCGATCGCTACCAGACTGTGAATGACCCGTACGGCGCCGGCGATCCGTTGCCCGACACCCGCGCCGGCACGAGCGTGTTCAAGCCGATCGCGGCCTACGCCGACTTTGCGGGCGACAAGGAGGCCGCATCGTGGATGGTCGATCAGGACCTGGCCTTCGCCTATCGCGCCGCGCTCTCGAACGACGGCGGACACCACAGCCGCAATTCGCTGCGCAGCGGCACGCCACTGCTGTTCACTTCCATCGCGCCGCTGCAGAACTTCGACCAGGGCGCCGTGGCGAACCTGGCGATCAATCCGCGCGACTTCGACGACGCCATCGCCATCAGCAAGATGGACTTCTACGACGGCGCGACGTTCCTAGGCAGCGACACGCTGGGCAGCGACGGTTGGGGCATCACGGTGCCGCTGACGGAGGCCGGCGTTCGCGGGCTGAACGTGGTGGCAACGCGTGATGACGGGCAGATGCGTGCGGGTTTCCGCGCCATCGCCGTGCAGCCGACGGCCGTGCCCGAGCCGGCGTCCCTTAGCCTGCTCGGCCTGGCCGCCTGTGGGCTGCTTCGCCGACGCGGACGTACGACCCGCTGA
- a CDS encoding PEP-CTERM sorting domain-containing protein, giving the protein MSQAASIISEGFDYTLGATNPDPDGGANGGNGFPASNASNPASTGIGLRSSWGANTTVVEGLSYGNLATSGNALQHAGTGFVDGAVVYRSVTPDPFIGYRADGTTGALNNNNGGLLGGDGTTLFFSYLAKFSDVTKTNRFSLSGNDGAENFFIGLNGTNGNITIVGPNGTDFGVTRTTTSTGAVAASNGQTNLIVGRIDFASPNDSLSVWVNPDLATFNGAQPADLTATTTAQLSVWQMKFNGTTANNMTLDELRLGTALADVTPTAVPEPASMAVLAIGAMGLLARRRRSM; this is encoded by the coding sequence ATGAGCCAGGCCGCATCGATCATCAGTGAAGGTTTTGATTATACCTTGGGAGCGACCAACCCCGACCCAGATGGTGGTGCAAACGGCGGGAACGGCTTTCCGGCCTCGAACGCCAGCAATCCAGCATCAACGGGCATTGGTCTACGCTCGTCTTGGGGAGCGAACACGACTGTCGTTGAAGGTTTAAGTTACGGCAACCTCGCGACCAGCGGTAATGCGCTTCAGCACGCCGGAACTGGTTTTGTCGACGGAGCCGTCGTCTACCGATCCGTGACCCCTGACCCGTTCATCGGCTACCGGGCTGACGGGACGACGGGTGCGCTGAATAACAACAACGGAGGCCTCCTCGGTGGTGACGGGACAACGCTTTTCTTCAGCTATCTGGCAAAGTTCTCAGACGTGACGAAGACGAATCGTTTCTCATTATCGGGCAACGACGGTGCAGAGAACTTCTTCATCGGCTTGAACGGCACGAACGGAAACATCACGATCGTGGGTCCGAACGGGACCGACTTCGGCGTGACCAGGACCACAACCTCGACTGGTGCTGTCGCCGCGTCGAACGGGCAAACAAATCTGATCGTGGGCCGCATCGATTTCGCCTCGCCCAACGATTCTTTGTCGGTCTGGGTGAACCCCGACCTGGCTACGTTCAATGGTGCACAACCTGCCGACCTTACGGCGACGACCACTGCCCAACTCTCGGTCTGGCAGATGAAGTTCAATGGCACCACGGCCAATAACATGACCCTGGACGAACTGCGTCTGGGCACGGCATTGGCCGACGTCACCCCGACTGCCGTCCCCGAACCCGCCTCCATGGCGGTGCTGGCGATCGGGGCGATGGGCCTGCTGGCCCGTCGTCGTCGGTCGATGTAA
- a CDS encoding PEP-CTERM sorting domain-containing protein gives MLSNTFIAVLGSTMLIGATAGWSDAALLVRPVQSSYTAAANGSVSVVVELVETGGTTVVRDGGGLYSIGFGLTRTVGDAVVAAAARNMAFDRQNSGSTTVFPTLTYQLWAEQDDNFGDAGPGAGGSAVVALATLTVDAGATGGTFQLGDFGPSDQNVLYSGDGLDGSLSYGSFTVTATTAVPEPATFMTVTLGVATLMLRRRR, from the coding sequence ATGCTGAGCAACACTTTTATCGCTGTTTTGGGTTCGACGATGCTGATTGGCGCAACCGCTGGCTGGTCCGACGCGGCGCTGCTGGTCCGCCCCGTGCAGTCCAGCTACACCGCTGCGGCCAACGGGTCGGTGTCGGTCGTGGTGGAACTGGTGGAAACCGGTGGCACCACCGTTGTTCGGGACGGTGGCGGACTCTACAGCATCGGCTTTGGCCTGACGCGAACGGTCGGCGACGCGGTGGTCGCGGCCGCGGCGCGCAACATGGCGTTCGACCGGCAGAACAGCGGTTCGACAACCGTGTTTCCCACGCTGACGTACCAGCTTTGGGCCGAGCAGGACGACAACTTCGGCGACGCCGGGCCAGGCGCAGGCGGGTCGGCCGTCGTTGCGCTGGCCACGCTGACGGTCGACGCCGGGGCCACGGGCGGCACGTTCCAACTCGGCGACTTCGGGCCCAGTGACCAGAACGTCCTCTACAGCGGCGACGGGCTGGACGGCAGCCTCTCCTACGGGTCGTTCACCGTCACCGCCACCACCGCCGTGCCCGAACCGGCGACCTTCATGACAGTAACGCTCGGCGTCGCCACGCTAATGCTACGCCGCCGACGTTGA
- a CDS encoding proprotein convertase P-domain-containing protein, with amino-acid sequence MNHSVHARRCRRRSNASHWIENLEARFLLTSYFVSTAGSDVNPGTSIDEPLRTIQQAVNAAMPGDTVFVRGGTYRETVSTPRSGTALARITIQNYGDEVVTVSGTDVITGSWASVSNEVYRAPMPWNYQFENQVATYDSNQVFLDGQMMELARWPNQTGSDPNRPTNAFADSVTFSKSDPNLTSNDLATFHDTDFTDNPARWVGAKIWVNLSRTGWDGQGQTGTVVSATTGSITVKGIDTRGGTGPWSIGAGTEYYLFQPTLAALNNAGGIAAGLDRGEWFVDSASQQVYLRTPTGAAPVAGAVEAKRRTYGLNLDGDSHLTVKGINLFGTSLTTDNLAANRNVTGGVATASNILIDGMNARFVSHFTDQAGNYQMQWLQKSGLILSGTSITFQNGDVRNSAGSGISIFGRQNRVLNNVFRDLNFSVSEAGAVNFGKTYDPGNFVVISEDHEFAYNTVSHTPQQGINFRALKNSTNDPSDVRARIHHNVIHDVMLRSFDSAALDSFGTNHQYLRIDHNVIYNVTGGTNFGIYFDYASGGIVDHNVIYNTQRPININWNPATGNQNMWVLNNVAIAELPFLSGISSSSSTSGGSVIRNNIVSASLYTPSGAVVSNNILSSDALFIDATNANMALRNYQLKSTASTAVDAGASVAPYDDALADGPDADAIAQPDIGAYEYGVAPWAAGAGRVTVPSSWFIGGVAYRDGNRNASRDVGEPLLAGRSVYLDLNGNGLYDVASERSFTSTDVPKPVPDHNGSASGVATATLTVPAGSGTVAGVTVTISIDHPWVGDLVGYLIAPDGTRVQLMNRTGGSQDNFTNTTFTDAAGTAIANGVAPYTGSFRSTEPLAAFDGKAAGGTWTLRIEDHAGGDVGAIKAFSIRYGVTGDVATTTAADGSYAFYNLGSGNYTVRQVVPVGWSAVAPANGYVVTMIAGTSVVNRDFGSYENSTPTVATAAAVLPNPPTAGTAAAASVLGADANGAAHLTYAWSVVAKPAGATDPTFSASGTNAARNSGVTFPVVGSYTLRATIVNAAGTAVTSDVAVMVNAPVAAPAVQSITVNGGGGTAAAAQRSMVTSVTYVFSTAVAPAAGAFSLTRRADGLSVALTVANPSGDGKMWVLTFAGGSGIIAGSLADGVYDVSVNAAQVRDAYGQLLSGGGRSLAFHRLFGDQDGDRDVDGVDSLRFRQSQGSTTGDATYRPWFDFDADGDIDGVDSLRFRQRQGLFYTY; translated from the coding sequence ATGAATCATTCAGTGCACGCGCGTCGCTGTCGTCGTCGTTCGAACGCTTCACATTGGATCGAGAATCTCGAGGCCCGGTTCCTGCTGACGTCGTACTTCGTATCGACGGCGGGCAGCGACGTGAACCCCGGCACGTCGATCGACGAACCGCTGCGGACCATCCAGCAGGCGGTGAACGCGGCGATGCCGGGGGACACGGTGTTCGTGCGCGGCGGCACGTATCGCGAGACGGTCTCCACGCCACGCTCGGGCACGGCGCTGGCGCGCATCACGATCCAGAACTACGGGGACGAAGTCGTAACCGTCAGCGGCACGGACGTCATCACCGGCAGTTGGGCGTCAGTCAGCAACGAGGTCTACCGCGCGCCGATGCCGTGGAACTACCAGTTTGAAAACCAAGTTGCGACGTACGATTCCAACCAGGTATTCCTTGACGGCCAAATGATGGAACTGGCCCGCTGGCCCAACCAGACCGGCAGCGACCCCAACCGTCCGACGAACGCGTTCGCCGACTCGGTCACGTTCTCCAAGAGCGATCCGAACCTGACCAGCAATGACTTGGCGACGTTCCACGACACCGACTTCACCGATAACCCTGCCCGCTGGGTGGGTGCCAAGATATGGGTCAACCTGTCGCGCACCGGTTGGGACGGTCAGGGCCAGACGGGGACCGTCGTCTCGGCGACGACCGGCAGCATCACGGTGAAGGGGATCGACACGCGCGGTGGCACCGGCCCCTGGAGCATCGGCGCCGGCACCGAGTACTACCTGTTCCAGCCGACGCTGGCAGCTCTGAACAATGCGGGCGGTATCGCCGCCGGCCTCGATCGCGGCGAGTGGTTCGTCGATAGCGCATCGCAGCAGGTTTACCTGCGCACGCCCACGGGTGCGGCACCCGTCGCTGGCGCGGTCGAAGCGAAACGCCGCACGTACGGCCTGAACCTCGACGGCGACAGTCACCTGACCGTCAAGGGAATCAACCTGTTCGGTACGTCGCTGACGACCGACAACCTCGCGGCAAACCGCAACGTGACCGGCGGGGTTGCGACCGCCAGCAACATCCTGATCGACGGGATGAACGCACGCTTCGTCTCCCACTTCACCGACCAGGCCGGCAACTACCAGATGCAATGGCTGCAGAAGTCCGGTCTTATCCTCAGCGGCACGAGCATCACGTTCCAGAATGGCGACGTGCGCAATAGTGCGGGTTCGGGCATCAGCATCTTCGGCCGGCAGAACCGCGTGCTGAACAACGTCTTTCGCGACCTGAACTTTAGCGTCAGCGAGGCTGGAGCCGTCAACTTCGGCAAGACGTACGATCCCGGCAACTTCGTCGTGATCAGCGAAGATCACGAGTTCGCGTACAACACCGTCTCGCACACGCCGCAGCAGGGAATCAACTTCCGTGCGCTGAAGAACAGCACCAACGATCCCAGCGACGTCCGCGCCCGCATTCACCACAACGTTATCCACGACGTGATGCTGCGATCGTTCGACTCGGCCGCGCTCGACTCGTTCGGGACGAACCACCAATACCTGCGCATCGACCACAACGTCATCTACAACGTGACGGGCGGCACGAACTTCGGCATCTACTTCGACTATGCGTCCGGCGGCATCGTCGACCACAACGTGATCTACAACACGCAGCGGCCCATCAACATCAATTGGAACCCGGCAACGGGGAACCAGAACATGTGGGTGCTGAACAACGTGGCGATCGCGGAGCTGCCGTTCCTGTCGGGCATCAGCTCGTCGAGCAGCACGAGCGGCGGGAGCGTGATCCGCAACAACATCGTCAGCGCATCCCTTTACACGCCGAGCGGAGCGGTCGTCAGCAACAACATCCTGTCGAGCGACGCGCTATTCATCGATGCGACGAACGCCAACATGGCCCTGCGCAACTACCAGCTCAAGAGCACGGCCAGCACTGCGGTCGATGCGGGCGCGAGCGTGGCCCCGTACGACGACGCGCTCGCCGACGGCCCCGACGCGGACGCCATAGCGCAGCCTGATATCGGGGCTTACGAGTACGGCGTCGCGCCCTGGGCCGCCGGCGCGGGTCGGGTGACCGTGCCATCGTCGTGGTTCATCGGTGGCGTTGCCTATCGCGACGGAAACCGAAATGCCAGCCGCGATGTGGGCGAGCCGCTGCTGGCGGGGCGAAGCGTTTACCTCGACCTGAATGGCAACGGCCTCTACGACGTCGCCAGTGAACGATCGTTCACGTCGACCGACGTACCTAAGCCCGTACCCGACCATAACGGCAGCGCCAGCGGTGTCGCGACCGCCACGCTTACAGTGCCTGCTGGCTCCGGGACGGTCGCCGGAGTGACAGTAACGATCAGCATCGATCATCCGTGGGTCGGTGATCTCGTCGGCTACCTGATCGCGCCTGACGGCACGCGCGTGCAACTGATGAACCGGACGGGCGGCTCACAGGACAACTTCACAAATACGACGTTCACCGACGCGGCAGGCACGGCCATCGCAAACGGTGTCGCGCCGTACACCGGCTCGTTCCGCTCAACTGAGCCGCTCGCGGCCTTCGATGGCAAGGCAGCGGGCGGAACGTGGACGCTGCGCATCGAAGACCACGCCGGTGGTGACGTCGGGGCGATCAAGGCGTTTTCCATTCGCTACGGCGTCACTGGTGACGTTGCGACGACGACGGCGGCCGACGGGTCGTACGCGTTCTACAACCTCGGCTCCGGCAACTACACCGTGCGGCAGGTCGTGCCTGTGGGCTGGTCGGCCGTTGCGCCAGCGAACGGCTACGTCGTGACGATGATTGCGGGGACTTCCGTCGTGAACCGCGACTTCGGCAGCTACGAGAACTCGACCCCGACCGTCGCCACGGCCGCCGCCGTCTTGCCCAACCCACCGACGGCCGGCACCGCCGCGGCCGCCAGCGTGCTCGGCGCTGACGCCAACGGCGCTGCGCACCTCACGTACGCCTGGTCGGTCGTCGCTAAGCCCGCCGGTGCCACCGACCCGACGTTCAGCGCCAGCGGCACCAACGCCGCCCGCAACAGCGGCGTGACGTTCCCCGTCGTTGGCAGCTACACGCTTCGTGCGACGATCGTCAACGCCGCGGGCACAGCGGTAACGTCCGACGTGGCCGTCATGGTCAACGCGCCGGTCGCGGCACCAGCGGTCCAGAGCATCACCGTCAATGGCGGCGGTGGCACGGCCGCTGCCGCCCAGCGCAGCATGGTGACGAGCGTGACTTACGTGTTCAGCACGGCCGTGGCGCCGGCGGCGGGCGCGTTTAGCCTCACCCGTCGTGCCGATGGCCTGAGCGTCGCGCTTACCGTTGCTAACCCCTCGGGCGACGGCAAGATGTGGGTCCTGACCTTCGCTGGTGGCAGCGGGATCATCGCCGGCAGCCTGGCCGACGGCGTGTACGACGTGTCGGTCAACGCCGCGCAGGTGCGCGACGCCTACGGTCAACTCCTTAGCGGCGGCGGTCGGTCGCTGGCGTTCCACCGACTGTTCGGCGATCAGGACGGTGACCGAGACGTCGACGGCGTCGACTCGCTCCGCTTCCGCCAGAGCCAAGGCTCGACAACGGGCGATGCCACCTACCGTCCCTGGTTCGACTTCGACGCCGACGGCGACATCGATGGCGTCGACTCGCTCCGCTTCCGGCAGCGCCAGGGACTCTTTTACACCTATTGA